The genome window TGCCGCACGGTGGTGCCAGCCATTGCGGACAGCGCTGGAAGTATGGAAGGACATTACCTTCAACTATGCCTCGACCGATACCGCGGACTTTGTTCCGACGACAACGGCCGTGTAGGTGAGAAGGGGGGAAGCAATATGCGAATTACCCAAGGCACGTTCTCGTTCCTGGCTGATCTGACCGACGACCAGATTAGAAAGCAGGTGGAGTATGCGTTACACAATAAATGGGCCGTCAGTGTCGAGTTTACGGATGACCCGCACCCCCGCAATACCTTCTGGGAAATGTGGGGCTTACCGATGTTCGACCTGGAAGACCCGGCGGGGATCATATATGAGATCGACGCCTGCCGCAAGGCCTATCCCAACCACTACATCAAGGTGAACGCCTTCGACCACAACAAAGGTTGGGAAACTATCCGTCTGTCGTTCATTGTCCACCGGCCGCCGCATGAGCCAGGCTTTGGCCTTGTGCGGCAGGAGG of Candidatus Methylomirabilota bacterium contains these proteins:
- a CDS encoding ribulose bisphosphate carboxylase small subunit — encoded protein: MRITQGTFSFLADLTDDQIRKQVEYALHNKWAVSVEFTDDPHPRNTFWEMWGLPMFDLEDPAGIIYEIDACRKAYPNHYIKVNAFDHNKGWETIRLSFIVHRPPHEPGFGLVRQEVRGRTVNYVVHSYATDKPEGARYTD